A DNA window from Camelina sativa cultivar DH55 chromosome 13, Cs, whole genome shotgun sequence contains the following coding sequences:
- the LOC109128360 gene encoding nucleolin 1-like translates to MDFLQPMEAKMDLLITKVDLLTSKVDLLATNADLQEILTSLKEVAETNGSLTTKAESSSSEDESEDDSQDDKVILYTSDEASNVNLLRQKAAPPTSKVASSSDLAVKESDEEAAENGNIAALTPPQSSVQTIYVEGFGSALPEDDIKTALSEHFSTCGEITRVFVPTSIVTGAVKGFAYIDLKEDTKKALELNGSVMIGKELVVKKVLLMRDSYTGHSGSNLGSGGRFGGGRSGGYGMCRRC, encoded by the exons ATTTGTTAACCTCAAAGGTGGATTTGTTGGCGACCAATGCAGATCTACAGGAGATTTTGACCTCACTGAAG GAAGTTGCTGAAACCAATGGCTCTTTGACGACGAAAGCAGAGAGCAGTTCGTCTGAGGATGAATCAGAAGATGATTCTCAGGATGACAAGGTGATACTTTATACTTCTGATGAG GCATCAAATGTAAACTTGCTACGACAGAAGGCAGCGCCGCCTACTAGCAAGGTTGCAAGCAGTTCAGATTTAGCAGTTAAAGAATCTGATGAAGAGGCTGCTGAGAATGGAAATATAGCTGCACTTACTCCTCCACAAAGCAG TGTTCAAACGATTTACGTTGAAGGATTTGGCTCTGCCCTTCCGGAGGATGATATCAAGACCGCATTAAGTGAACATTTTAGTACATGTGGAGAGATCACAAGGGTTTTTGTTCCAACAAGCATTGTAACCGGTGCTGTCAAAGG atTTGCTTACATTGATCTAAAAGAAGACACAAAGAAGGCGTTGGAACTTAATGGTAGTGTTATGATTGGAAAGGAACTTGTCGTTAAGAAGGTTCTACTTATGAGAGATTCCTACACTGGCCATTCTGGTAGTAATCTTGGTTCAGGCGGCCGATTTGGCGGTGGTCGCAGTGGAGGTTATGGCATGTGTAGACGCTGTTGA